A single genomic interval of Helicoverpa armigera isolate CAAS_96S chromosome 22, ASM3070526v1, whole genome shotgun sequence harbors:
- the LOC110373672 gene encoding protein takeout, which produces MFDSLLFVAFLASCVGADNFSLPEDFTKCRQKDAKLNECLKMAVPDALRRMKKGIPSLSVPQMEPLHVNSIDVDSGSGPVVITQMYKNIKLHGLTDSVLTLYKADLKNYRLRTDSITPKMEFIADYIMRGRILLLPIQGKGLANITMVNLVVKHDLIGEPVKRDGQTYMHIKDYRVRFIPQRVLLNFSNLFNGDKVLGDNMNEFLNANSDLVFSELKESYEKALSSVFQNVTNEIFDRVPMNKIFLED; this is translated from the exons atgtttgactCATTATTATTTGTGGCTTTTTTAGCGAGTTGCGTGGGTGCTGACAATTTTAGTTTAC CGGAAGACTTCACAAAATGCCGGCAAAAGGACGCAAAACTTAACGAGTGCCTCAAAATGGCCGTCCCTGATGCGCTCCGGAGGATGAAGAAAG GCATCCCCTCACTATCAGTGCCACAGATGGAGCCGCTGCACGTGAACAGCATCGACGTGGACTCCGGGTCAGGGCCGGTCGTCATCACGCAGATGTACAAGAACATCAAGCTTCATGGACTCACTGACTCCGTGCTTACGCTGTATAA GGCTGATCTCAAAAACTACAGACTGAGGACGGACTCGATCACGCCTAAGATGGAGTTCATAGCTGACTACATAATGAGAGGCAGGATCTTACTGCTGCCGATACAAGGAAAAGGCCTCGCCAACATTACCATGG tGAACTTGGTAGTAAAACACGACCTGATAGGCGAGCCGGTGAAGCGCGATGGACAGACGTACATGCACATCAAGGACTATAGAGTGCGGTTCATCCCACAGCGAGTACTGCTCAACTTCAGCAACCTCTTCAATGGCGACAAGGTTCTTGGAGACAATATGAATGA ATTCCTCAACGCAAATTCGGACCTGGTCTTCAGCGAGCTGAAAGAATCCTATGAAAAAGCGCTCAGTTCAGTTTTCCAAAATGTCacaaatgaaatatttgacAGAGTTCCCATGAACAAAATATTCCTTGaggattaa
- the LOC126055137 gene encoding uncharacterized protein LOC126055137: MSTKITSFAPPCSSERCKEKAPPKGILQKTDRSHKPALKKVLTSKKAISACTESKSCSSGVSTKKSTAKPKKLTKSDSTVTIQKSENGDVVDYCKRCGDSKSNGEVRDKIGSIMSAMNVKCVKNDNKVKKNCKKSSKPVQQYYKNENFYVCDESSRETPNNNNKKTSLDTIKEVSEMHSVSEDSIFRIYSDSDDDVTFIDPGNDENIRKLKEFRQKNYFECHSAKSRINSKVSATSLTDHKCVYRFYLNERLFPVPLNTDYNNKVRCVECQLPMDVKQESSGDKINGTIQAKVKIGASDTQDMLLLLPVKDSLIIEERRKENKQKEDYVYFGIVKLSSHGQSIFNRNLPENSLALKYQKGYQEYQDDGRYQYKKIKEDDVIII, encoded by the coding sequence ATGTCCACCAAAATAACTAGTTTTGCTCCTCCATGCTCAAGTGAACGATGTAAGGAAAAGGCTCCTCCTAAAGGTATCCTACAAAAAACTGACAGGAGCCACAAACCTGCGCTTAAAAAAGTCCTGACGTCGAAGAAGGCCATTTCAGCATGCACGGAGAGCAAGAGTTGTTCCAGCGGGGTGAGTACCAAAAAGAGTACTGCGAAGCCTAAGAAATTAACCAAATCAGACTCCACGGTCACTATCCAGAAGTCCGAAAATGGTGATGTTGTGGACTACTGCAAGAGGTGTGGCGATAGTAAGAGCAACGGTGAAGTTCGGGACAAAATCGGATCAATCATGAGTGCAATGAACGTAAAATGCGTCAAAAATGATAATAaggttaaaaaaaactgcaaaaaatcATCCAAACCAGTCcaacaatattacaaaaatgaaaatttctatGTATGCGATGAATCTTCGCGTGAAACtccaaataacaataataagaaaacatctCTGGACACCATCAAAGAAGTCTCTGAGATGCATTCAGTGTCTGAAGACTCCATTTTCAGAATATATTCAGACTCTGATGACGACGTTACTTTTATAGACCCAGGCAATGATGAGAACATTagaaaactgaaagaatttcgccaaaaaaactattttgagtGTCATTCAGCAAAATCTAGAATAAATTCCAAAGTGAGTGCTACCAGTCTGACTGACCACAAATGCGTCTATAGATTTTACTTGAACGAGCGTTTATTCCCTGTTCCATTGAATACTGACTACAACAACAAAGTTCGCTGTGTGGAATGCCAGCTGCCAATGGATGTCAAGCAAGAGTCTTCGGGTGATAAAATCAATGGGACTATACAAGCAAAAGTGAAGATTGGTGCAAGCGACACACAGGACATGCTTCTCCTTCTCCCAGTCAAAGATTCTCTCATCATTGAAGAGAGAAGAAAAGAGAATAAACAGAAAGAGGACTATGTGTACTTCGGGATTGTGAAACTAAGTTCTCATGGTCAATCCATCTTCAACAGGAATTTACCGGAGAATTCCTTGGCTCTGAAATATCAAAAAGGTTATCAAGAATATCAGGATGATGGCAGATatcagtataaaaaaataaaggagGATGATGTGATTATAATATAG